A section of the Geovibrio ferrireducens genome encodes:
- a CDS encoding dihydroorotate dehydrogenase-like protein: MADLSVNYMGLKLKSPIILGSSTMSKTTENMKAAENEGAGAVILKSLFEEELRQGDVGYSDSFHPEAYEYIMKDALMVYGTKGYTETIEKTKKAVQIPVIASINCMGGKWWAGFAKDIENAGADAVELNIAYVPFSITDDPREVEQRYIDTVKAVKAEVKIPVAVKIGPNFTSIPYMAAKLKEAGADSLTLFNRYYQMAIDTDTLKLKPVHYYSTENETYNVLRWVSVITTQLGVNVSSSTGVHTASAVLQHILAGASAVQMVSEVYKNGFGRISAILEEVDQWLELRKKASLADIRGLASKKNAGEHMGFERTQYMKIAEAMLVQ, from the coding sequence ATGGCTGATTTAAGCGTGAACTACATGGGGCTCAAGCTGAAAAGCCCGATAATTCTCGGAAGCTCCACCATGTCCAAAACCACTGAAAATATGAAAGCGGCGGAAAACGAAGGGGCGGGCGCCGTTATTCTCAAATCTCTTTTCGAGGAAGAACTCAGGCAGGGGGATGTGGGCTACTCCGACAGCTTTCACCCTGAAGCCTACGAATACATAATGAAAGATGCCCTGATGGTTTACGGAACAAAAGGGTACACCGAAACTATAGAAAAAACGAAAAAAGCCGTGCAGATTCCCGTTATCGCCAGCATAAACTGCATGGGCGGCAAATGGTGGGCAGGCTTCGCCAAGGACATAGAAAACGCAGGGGCTGACGCTGTGGAGCTTAACATAGCCTATGTTCCGTTCAGCATCACTGATGACCCCAGAGAGGTCGAGCAGAGATACATAGACACCGTAAAGGCTGTGAAGGCCGAGGTGAAGATACCCGTTGCGGTTAAAATAGGCCCCAACTTCACCTCAATCCCCTATATGGCGGCAAAGCTTAAGGAAGCCGGTGCGGACAGCCTCACCCTCTTCAACAGATATTACCAGATGGCAATAGACACCGATACGCTGAAACTCAAACCCGTACACTACTACAGTACCGAGAACGAAACTTACAACGTTCTGCGCTGGGTCTCCGTGATAACCACCCAGCTTGGCGTAAATGTGAGCTCATCCACGGGCGTGCACACCGCCTCAGCGGTTCTTCAGCATATACTTGCGGGCGCTTCCGCCGTGCAGATGGTTTCAGAGGTTTATAAAAACGGCTTCGGGCGGATCTCCGCAATACTCGAAGAGGTTGACCAGTGGCTTGAACTCCGCAAAAAAGCATCCCTCGCAGATATACGCGGCCTTGCATCCAAGAAGAACGCAGGGGAGCACATGGGCTTTGAGCGTACCCAGTACATGAAAATAGCCGAGGCAATGCTTGTTCAGTAG
- a CDS encoding DNA translocase FtsK: MDVESKKSLPLDIIFLLSIAALIFLTLSIYSYSPSDPSFSHIIFSDYELRVNNLFGKSGAYFADLAGSFFGWAALCIPVFFTGTVYRLYLLRSGREEGRFSAVYSFIAMTVFVFLLSVMSGFFGGHDFFFESQYTGGISGKASSDILVSLLGKAGGMIAAFFLLVISFMVFFAVTLSDMKQAFLRVKTGVKEGTGSKGLRGMFINPRRTVETAEAENSGGGIYEEPDEGYVPVTKPLGDEYFKQAEPEEEPVFSAAEEAEEELFEPASFPANGIDIKPKETVEQTSVKYDVPLSLLDKPSGKVRGESDEELKHKAAILEQKLKDFGVLGKVREIRPGPVVTLFEFEPAPGIKINKIANLSDDLALAMSALSVRIIAPIPGKSVVGIELPNENRESVVLSELLTSVKFAESQSPLTFAMGKDASGKPYISDLTKMPHLLIAGTTGSGKSVSVNAMICSVLYKSSPQMVKFVMIDPKMVELSIYEGIPHLAAPVVVDVRKAATVLKNVVQEMESRYSLLAESKVRNIDSYNQKSVSDGHPKMPYLIVVVDEFADLMMVAGKEVEQSIIRIAQMARAVGIHLILATQRPSVNVITGIIKANMPARLSFKVSSKIDSRTIIDSNGAELLLGRGDSLFIPPGTSETVRVHGCFVSDDEVGRITEHLKTLGEPEYNMDLVKDEEAGFDEIDEAEIDDKYFEALELVRQKGFASISMIQRYLRIGYNRAARIVEIMEQKGIVAPSDGTSKPREVIRKD; the protein is encoded by the coding sequence ATGGATGTAGAAAGCAAAAAGAGCCTGCCGCTTGACATAATTTTTCTGCTGAGCATAGCTGCGCTGATTTTTCTGACGCTGTCCATATACTCCTACTCTCCGTCCGATCCGTCGTTTTCCCACATAATTTTCAGTGACTATGAGCTGAGAGTGAATAACCTCTTCGGCAAAAGCGGAGCCTATTTTGCGGATCTTGCCGGAAGCTTTTTCGGATGGGCTGCTTTGTGCATCCCTGTGTTTTTCACCGGCACAGTGTACAGGCTGTATCTGCTGAGAAGCGGCAGGGAGGAAGGGCGTTTCAGCGCTGTTTACTCATTCATTGCCATGACGGTTTTCGTTTTTCTGCTTTCTGTCATGTCAGGCTTTTTCGGCGGGCATGACTTTTTCTTCGAATCCCAGTACACAGGAGGCATCTCCGGCAAGGCATCGTCTGATATTCTTGTCTCTCTCCTCGGCAAGGCGGGGGGGATGATTGCTGCCTTTTTCCTGCTTGTTATCTCATTTATGGTTTTCTTCGCCGTGACCCTCAGCGACATGAAACAGGCCTTTCTCCGTGTTAAAACCGGAGTTAAGGAAGGAACAGGGAGCAAAGGGCTCAGAGGAATGTTCATCAACCCAAGACGTACAGTTGAAACCGCTGAGGCGGAGAACTCCGGCGGCGGAATATATGAGGAGCCTGACGAGGGCTATGTGCCTGTCACCAAGCCTCTGGGGGATGAGTACTTCAAACAGGCGGAACCCGAAGAGGAGCCTGTTTTCTCTGCCGCAGAAGAGGCTGAGGAAGAATTATTTGAACCAGCATCATTTCCCGCAAACGGTATAGACATCAAGCCCAAGGAAACAGTGGAGCAGACAAGCGTTAAGTACGATGTTCCGTTAAGCCTGCTGGACAAGCCGTCCGGCAAGGTGCGCGGCGAATCTGACGAGGAACTTAAGCACAAAGCCGCTATACTTGAGCAGAAGCTTAAGGATTTCGGCGTTCTGGGCAAAGTGCGGGAGATACGTCCGGGCCCCGTGGTAACCCTCTTCGAGTTTGAACCCGCACCCGGAATCAAAATAAACAAGATAGCAAACCTCTCTGATGATCTGGCTCTCGCCATGAGCGCCCTCAGCGTGAGGATAATAGCCCCCATCCCCGGCAAGTCCGTGGTGGGGATAGAGCTTCCCAACGAGAACAGGGAATCAGTGGTGCTGAGCGAACTGCTCACTTCAGTGAAATTCGCAGAAAGCCAGTCACCGCTGACTTTTGCCATGGGGAAGGATGCTTCCGGCAAGCCGTACATCTCAGACCTTACAAAAATGCCCCACCTGCTCATAGCGGGCACAACAGGCAGCGGCAAATCAGTCTCTGTGAACGCCATGATCTGCTCCGTTCTGTATAAGTCATCACCCCAGATGGTGAAGTTTGTCATGATCGACCCGAAAATGGTGGAGCTCAGCATATACGAAGGGATACCCCACCTCGCAGCACCGGTTGTGGTGGATGTGCGCAAGGCGGCTACTGTTCTCAAAAACGTTGTGCAGGAGATGGAATCCCGCTACAGCCTCCTTGCAGAAAGCAAGGTGAGAAATATAGACTCCTACAACCAGAAGTCCGTCTCTGACGGACATCCGAAAATGCCTTATCTCATAGTGGTTGTGGATGAGTTCGCCGACCTGATGATGGTTGCGGGCAAAGAGGTGGAGCAGTCGATCATCCGCATAGCACAGATGGCGCGTGCAGTGGGCATACACCTGATTCTCGCCACGCAGAGGCCTTCAGTTAACGTTATAACAGGCATCATCAAGGCGAACATGCCCGCCAGACTCTCGTTTAAGGTTTCATCAAAGATAGATTCCAGAACAATCATCGATTCCAACGGCGCGGAACTCCTCCTCGGCAGGGGCGACAGCCTCTTCATCCCGCCCGGAACAAGCGAAACTGTCCGTGTCCACGGCTGTTTCGTCAGTGATGATGAGGTCGGCAGGATAACGGAACACCTCAAAACCCTCGGCGAACCGGAATACAACATGGATCTGGTAAAGGATGAGGAAGCGGGATTTGACGAGATAGACGAAGCGGAAATAGACGACAAATACTTCGAGGCGCTGGAACTGGTCAGACAGAAGGGCTTCGCCTCCATATCCATGATACAGCGCTACCTGCGCATAGGCTACAACCGCGCAGCCCGCATCGTCGAAATAATGGAACAAAAAGGCATAGTTGCCCCGTCCGACGGAACATCCAAACCCAGAGAAGTTATCAGGAAGGATTAG
- a CDS encoding undecaprenyl-diphosphate phosphatase — protein sequence MTTGMAVLLGIIQGLTEFLPVSSSGHLVLAQSLMSGFSQPGLLFDTLLHLGTLFAVLLYFRERVKNLMLAFFGIFFQQHRITYYQNKNFLWGIVIASIPTAIIGLSLEKSAEHFFTTPSVVGYFLILTSLLLVFSDKMKPRGELTLPQSFVIGIVQGIAVIPGISRSGSTVAAGLFLGVKREDIAEFSFLMSVPAIFGAALLQVRHLETLPVEQLPAYGAGMLAAFISGLFAISFMVYFIKKANLKVFALYCLILGITAIIWM from the coding sequence ATGACAACAGGAATGGCTGTTCTGCTTGGGATTATTCAGGGGCTCACAGAGTTTCTCCCCGTAAGCAGTTCAGGGCATCTTGTGCTTGCCCAGTCCCTTATGAGCGGGTTTTCCCAGCCGGGGCTTCTTTTTGACACATTGCTGCATCTGGGAACACTTTTCGCCGTTCTCCTTTACTTCCGGGAAAGAGTGAAGAACCTTATGCTGGCTTTTTTCGGCATATTTTTTCAGCAGCACAGGATAACTTATTATCAGAATAAAAACTTTCTCTGGGGAATAGTTATAGCCAGCATTCCCACGGCAATAATCGGGCTTTCCCTTGAGAAATCGGCTGAGCATTTTTTTACCACCCCTTCGGTTGTGGGGTATTTCCTTATACTCACGTCGCTGCTTCTTGTTTTCTCGGATAAAATGAAGCCCAGAGGCGAACTCACCCTGCCACAGTCATTTGTAATCGGCATAGTGCAGGGTATAGCGGTTATTCCGGGCATATCCCGCTCAGGCTCTACAGTGGCTGCGGGGCTTTTCCTCGGAGTAAAAAGGGAGGATATTGCGGAATTCTCCTTCCTTATGTCAGTTCCCGCGATATTCGGCGCTGCGCTGCTTCAGGTGCGTCATCTGGAAACTCTGCCCGTTGAGCAGCTTCCCGCTTACGGTGCGGGGATGCTGGCGGCTTTTATAAGCGGTCTTTTCGCCATAAGCTTTATGGTATATTTTATAAAGAAGGCGAACCTTAAAGTATTCGCCCTTTACTGCCTCATACTGGGGATAACAGCTATAATATGGATGTAG
- a CDS encoding ribonuclease J, with product MRASVAVLGGVGEIGMNMYVYETEDTAVVVDCGVMFADYTYPGVDYIIPDFTYIRDIEHKLKAVLVSHGHEDHIGALPYFLSEFNVPVYGGKLSLGILAAKLGSKKEKVTLIPVESRETVKIGDFSVTFLPVTHSIGDTFAIYVKHGPFSALHCSDFKIDYTPVSGEPFNEDDFAPLAAGGLTCLLLDSTNSQNEGFTNSESSIKAELKDIIRSSPGRVFFTTFSSNLDRLRQVIEAAEELGRKVVLEGASIERNVDIAKKIGYLDIPPKAIVQLSAGKKMPENKVVYIITGCQGETQSTLYRIASRERRDLKVEPGDTFIISSRVIPGNEKNLNRLINLIYENGGEVIDTAARKIHVSGHASRGELTKMMNLTRPSYLIPVHGEEMHLAHMRKTAMKTGHFERESVLPVKDGMKAVFAGGKLVAVDDIPHGAVYIDQRGRTVIDEELLKDRKSLCRDGAVAVTVLYSPLYEALETPPVVRVKGFRIDDRTTFELRKYLSDNMASLIEEANGDYTLLEDFIEKLVRRFFRKSMDRRPAVAAAVVEV from the coding sequence ATGAGGGCATCAGTTGCCGTACTCGGCGGAGTAGGCGAAATCGGCATGAATATGTATGTTTATGAAACCGAGGACACAGCAGTGGTCGTTGACTGCGGCGTGATGTTTGCGGACTACACATACCCCGGTGTGGACTACATAATCCCCGACTTTACATATATAAGAGACATAGAGCACAAGCTTAAGGCGGTTCTTGTTTCCCACGGGCATGAGGATCATATAGGCGCCCTGCCCTATTTTCTCAGCGAGTTCAATGTACCTGTCTACGGCGGAAAGCTTTCTCTGGGCATCCTCGCAGCCAAGCTCGGCTCAAAGAAGGAGAAGGTAACCCTGATCCCTGTTGAATCAAGGGAAACAGTGAAAATCGGTGATTTCTCCGTGACCTTTCTCCCCGTCACTCACTCCATAGGGGACACCTTTGCCATATATGTAAAGCACGGGCCGTTCTCAGCCCTTCACTGCTCTGATTTTAAGATAGACTACACCCCCGTCTCCGGTGAACCTTTCAACGAGGATGACTTCGCACCCCTCGCAGCAGGCGGGCTTACCTGTCTCCTGCTGGACTCCACCAACTCACAGAACGAAGGTTTTACCAACTCAGAGTCATCCATAAAAGCAGAGCTTAAGGATATAATACGCAGTTCACCCGGGCGAGTGTTCTTCACCACATTCTCCTCAAACCTTGACAGGCTCAGGCAGGTGATAGAAGCCGCCGAGGAGCTTGGGCGCAAGGTGGTGCTTGAAGGAGCCTCCATTGAGCGCAATGTTGATATAGCAAAGAAGATAGGCTATCTGGACATACCGCCCAAGGCGATTGTACAGCTTTCCGCAGGCAAAAAAATGCCGGAAAACAAGGTGGTTTACATAATCACCGGCTGTCAGGGGGAGACCCAGAGCACCCTTTACCGCATAGCCTCCCGCGAGCGCAGGGATCTGAAAGTGGAGCCCGGCGACACCTTCATAATCTCCTCCCGCGTTATTCCGGGTAATGAAAAAAACCTGAACAGGCTCATAAACCTGATCTATGAAAACGGCGGCGAGGTAATAGACACTGCCGCACGTAAAATACACGTTTCCGGCCATGCTTCCAGAGGGGAACTCACAAAAATGATGAACCTTACGAGGCCTTCGTACCTCATACCCGTACACGGCGAAGAGATGCATCTGGCTCACATGCGCAAAACCGCCATGAAGACAGGGCACTTCGAACGGGAAAGCGTTCTGCCCGTCAAGGACGGCATGAAGGCTGTTTTTGCCGGCGGTAAACTTGTAGCCGTTGACGATATACCCCACGGGGCTGTATATATTGACCAGCGGGGCAGAACCGTGATAGACGAGGAACTGCTGAAAGACCGCAAAAGCCTTTGCCGTGACGGTGCTGTGGCGGTTACTGTGCTTTACAGTCCGCTTTACGAGGCGCTTGAAACGCCTCCCGTGGTCAGAGTGAAAGGCTTCCGTATAGATGACCGCACAACATTTGAGCTCAGAAAATACCTGAGCGATAACATGGCAAGCCTCATAGAGGAAGCAAACGGGGATTACACCCTGCTGGAAGATTTTATTGAAAAACTCGTCAGGCGTTTTTTCAGAAAAAGTATGGACAGAAGGCCCGCAGTGGCGGCCGCTGTCGTGGAGGTATAA
- the thiL gene encoding thiamine-phosphate kinase: MKEFAFIESLKSLSPEGGLYGIGDDAVLTDGLLIAKDIVTEGVHFTEGAPLQNIIFRLFTANVSDIAAMGGRAEKALLGVALPELLDKGRLTEAVRYACSYYNIKLIGGDTTSSVSHFFASLTIIGSPSENVLVRSGAKEGDEVYLSRPVGGAAAMLARELAGERVYDHYLYKAETELGEYLGSFGVNSCIDISDGLGRDASHIAEASGVRIELDSRLIPEYGISDAVSSGEEFALLFTVPESRAKEMEELIHRDLKRPVYRIGKVTKGSGVFMDGENISEKGWEHL; this comes from the coding sequence TTGAAGGAATTTGCCTTTATAGAAAGCCTGAAAAGCCTGAGCCCGGAGGGCGGTCTGTACGGAATAGGCGATGATGCCGTTCTTACTGACGGGCTTCTGATAGCCAAGGATATTGTGACGGAGGGGGTGCACTTCACCGAAGGCGCTCCCCTGCAAAACATAATTTTCAGGCTTTTCACTGCGAATGTAAGCGACATAGCGGCAATGGGCGGACGGGCGGAGAAGGCTCTCCTCGGTGTTGCCCTGCCTGAACTGCTTGACAAGGGCAGACTCACTGAGGCCGTTCGCTACGCATGCTCGTATTATAATATAAAACTCATCGGCGGGGACACCACCTCCTCCGTCTCGCATTTTTTCGCATCCCTCACCATAATCGGCTCCCCTTCGGAGAATGTCCTCGTGAGAAGCGGTGCAAAGGAGGGGGACGAGGTATATCTCTCCAGACCTGTGGGCGGCGCAGCGGCTATGCTTGCCCGTGAGCTTGCCGGGGAGAGGGTGTACGACCATTATCTCTACAAGGCTGAAACGGAGCTTGGGGAATACCTCGGCAGTTTCGGCGTTAATTCCTGCATAGATATAAGCGATGGTCTGGGGCGGGATGCCTCGCACATAGCAGAAGCAAGCGGAGTGCGCATAGAACTTGATTCAAGGCTGATTCCCGAATACGGAATATCTGATGCCGTCAGCTCCGGCGAGGAATTCGCCCTCCTTTTCACCGTGCCCGAAAGCCGCGCCAAGGAGATGGAGGAACTCATTCACCGTGACCTCAAACGCCCTGTTTACCGCATAGGTAAGGTCACAAAGGGCTCAGGAGTTTTCATGGACGGAGAGAATATTTCAGAAAAAGGGTGGGAGCATCTTTAA
- the thiE gene encoding thiamine phosphate synthase, with translation MRSEDRQKASDYLRLYLVFEEDMLQVPLDEFIPAVIEGGVTAIQLRNKGADLRRTLITGHRIMELIEGTGTLFVVNDRVDLALALGAEAVHLGIKDIPLEAAVSTWPETVYGYSCNCLTDLETAVNGGASYIGVGPAFNTDTKKDLRPVIGPEGIRLITERSPLPAIAIGGIKASNIKNLKGMGLSGVAVSSALCTSGDPYCDAKLMRELAEEL, from the coding sequence ATGCGCAGTGAAGATAGACAAAAAGCTTCCGACTATTTAAGGCTTTACCTCGTTTTTGAGGAAGACATGCTTCAAGTGCCGCTGGATGAGTTTATTCCGGCGGTTATTGAGGGCGGGGTAACGGCAATCCAGCTCCGCAACAAGGGGGCTGACCTCCGCCGGACGCTTATTACAGGACACCGGATAATGGAGCTCATCGAAGGCACGGGCACTCTGTTTGTGGTGAATGACAGAGTTGATCTTGCCCTTGCTCTGGGTGCTGAGGCTGTGCATCTGGGAATAAAGGACATTCCCCTTGAGGCAGCGGTGAGTACATGGCCGGAAACGGTCTACGGGTATTCCTGCAACTGCTTAACGGATCTGGAAACGGCGGTGAACGGCGGTGCGTCATACATCGGCGTTGGGCCTGCGTTTAATACTGATACGAAGAAGGATCTCCGCCCTGTCATCGGGCCGGAGGGGATAAGGCTCATAACGGAAAGAAGCCCGCTGCCCGCCATCGCCATAGGCGGCATAAAGGCTTCAAATATAAAAAATCTCAAAGGCATGGGGCTCTCCGGCGTGGCGGTTTCATCCGCACTCTGCACTTCCGGCGATCCTTACTGCGATGCGAAGCTGATGCGTGAGCTTGCGGAGGAGCTTTGA